GTGGATGCCAACCGGGCTCAGTTGATTCTGGGGTATACCCGGGGTACCGTGCAGAAATGGTATCAGCTCCGCCAGGCCCATGGTGAACAGCTCCAGCTCGGCGGGGTAAACGTTCAGTCCCAGGTTCGTTTCAACAGAGCCCACGAAAGCCGAAATTTCCTGGTGCCCGGCCTGATCGCCCTGATTATGACCCTGATCGGCACCCTGCTGACCGCGCTGGTCATTGCCCGCGAATGGGAGCGCGGCACCATGGAGGCGATTTTAGTGACGCCGCTGCGACTCTCCGAACTGCTGTTGGGAAAACTGATCCCCTACTACATCCTGGGCATTCTCGGTTTATTGATCTCCGTCGCCGGTGGCCTGTGGATTTTTGAGGTGCCCTTTCGCGGGTCGTTCCTCCTGCTGTTCTTTTTGAGCTCGTTATTTCTGATCGCCTCCCTCGGCTTCGGATTAGCCATTTCCGCCACGGTGCGGGTACAATTCGTGGCCGCCCAGATTTCCATTCTGGCAGGTTTTCTGCCCGCGTTTTTCCTGTCCGGCATGCTCTTCGATCTGGACAGCACACCGCTGGTTATTCAATGGGTCAGCCATATCATCCCGGCCCGCTATTTTGTGGAAATCAGCCATACCCTGTTTCTGGCCGGTAATATCGGCGCGGTCCTCTGGCCGGCCGGCACGGCCCTGGGGATCATGGCAACGGTTCTGCTGTTGTTGGCGCGGCGTAAACTCAGTAAACGCCTGGAGTAATAATCATGACCGTTCTCCGTCGCATCGCCGCTTTGATCGGCAAAGAATTCATGGTGATTCTGCGTGACCCCAAGAGCCGCTTTGTGGTAATCGGCCCGCCGATCATCCAGTTTTTCCTGTTCGGTTATGCCGCCACTTTCGATGTCACACAGGTCCGTTATGCGGTGCTGGATCAGGACCGCACTTCCCTGTCGCGGGAACTGATCGCCGATTTCTCGGGCTCGGACAATTTCCGCCTGGTCCGCTATCTGAACGGAGTGCAGGAGATCGACCCAGCCATCGATGCCCAGGAAGCGCGCATGGTGATTCATATCGAGGAGCATTTCAGCGATAAGCTGCTGCGCGGCGAACAGCCGGAGGTGCAGATCATTCTCGACGGGCGTAACTCCAATGTCGCTTCGGTGGCCCTCGGCTATGCGGAAAATATCGTCAGCCGCTTCAACCAGCAGCACGCTACCGGGGCGGTCGCTGCCAATACCAAGATGATCGATCTGAATCAGCGCGCCTGGTTCAATTCCAACCTGATCAGCCGCTGGTATATCGTCGCGCCGTTGGGGGGGATGATCAGCATGGTGGTGGTGATGATTCTGACCAGCCTCTCGGTTGCCCGGGAACGGGAGTTTGGCACCTTCGACCAGTTGCTGGTCGCGCCCTTTACCCCCGGCGAGATCCTGCTGGCCAAATCATTACCGGGGATCGTCTTCGGCATCATCGATTCAGGACTGCTCGCTGCCGGCGGGGTCTGGTGGTTCGGGGTGCCGTTCCGGGGGAGTGTGATTGCCCTGTTCCTGGTCCTGACCCTGTTCATGTTCTCCATTGTCGGGGTCGGCCTGCTGGTATCATCCCTTTCCATGACCATGCAGCAGGCCCTGCTCGGCTCCTTCTCCTTTATTATGCCGTCGGTGATCCTCTCCGGCTTTACCACCCCGGTGGAAAACATGCCCCACTGGCTGCAGATCGGCACTTTGGCCAACCCGCTGCGCTATGTGGTCACGGCTCTGCGTTGGATTTTCCTGGAAGGTGCCGGACTCAAAGAGATCTGGCCATTGCTTTGGCCGCTGCTGATCATCGCCCTGTTGACCCTGCCGCCGGCGGCCTGGCTGTTCCGCCATCGGGTCGATTGAAAGAAACCTGTGCCGCTGCTGAATCGGCGTTTACGGCTGCCGCTGATAGAGGATGGGTTCACCGATTTGCAGGCGTTTCAGGTTGGCGGAAACCCCTTGAAAAATACCGCTGAGAGAGGTGTCGGTGATACCACCGATGTGCGGAGTAGCGATAACGGGATAGTCGAAGATAGGATCGTTCGGATCAGGTGGTTCCTGCCAGAAGACATCCAGACCAGCCCCGCCCAGGGTCCCGTTCTGCAGGGCTTCCAGCAATGCTTCGCGCTCGACGACCCCGCCGCGACCGAGGTTGACCAGCATGGAGCCGGGACGCATCGCGGCAAAAGCCGCCCGGTTGAACAGACCGTGGGTGACCGGGGTATCCGGCAAACAGAGCACCACCATATCCGCCTCGGCCAGCAATTGCGGCAGGTCGGCCAGACCGCCAACCCAGTCCAGACCGTAACGTGCGGCGAATTCGGGATCAGGCCGTGACTTGATCCCGATGGTGCGGACGTCGAAGCCGGCCAGTTTTCTCAGCAAGGCCTGGCCAAGATCGCCAAGACCGACCAGACCGATGTTTTTCCCCTGCAAGGTGCCGCCCATGGGTCGACCGAGCCGGCCAGCCTGCAGTACCGCGGGGATTTCCCAGGCCTTGCGCAGCAGGCCGAGGAGCAGGTAGATCCCCAGTTCGGCAACGGAATCGGCATTTCCTGAAGCGCCAGACGGCACGTTGGCGACCATGATGCCGCGTGCCCGCGCCGCCGCAATGTCCACCCCCTCCAACCCGGTCCCCATCTGCTGGATCAGTTGCAAGCGGTCGGCGCTGGCCAGCAACGCCGCATCGACCCGGCACATGGTCGGAATCAGCACCTCGTAGCCGGCCAGGCTGTCGATGTAGTAATCGCCAGTTGCGGTAAAGTGCAGATCCGGATGAGCCGCTCTGAATTTATTGAGGATTCCGCCCCAGGCCTGTTCCGGGGCGGCAAATAAAACCTTCATCCGCTATCATCCCCCTGTTGCTGACGGAGCATTTGCTCCGTGTCCTGTTATCCGGATAGTTTACACGATATCCAGGGGAACGGGACGATTGGGTGCCGGAAATGCCTGATCGAGCCGCTGCAGCTGTTCTCTGCTCAGGACAATGTCCGCAGCAGCGGCGTTTTGGGTCACATGGTGCAGGCTGGCCGCTTTCGGAATGGCCAGAATATCGTCCTGACGAATACACCAGGCCAGCAGGATCTGGAACGGATCGGCGTTGTGCTCTGCCGCAACCTGCCGTAAGGTGGCATCGGTAACGAGATTGCGCCGCAGCTGGCCAGCCTGGGCCAACGGGCAGTAGGCCATCACCGGCATATGGTTCTGACGTTGCCAGGGGAGCAAGTCATACTCGATCCCGCGGGAGCCAAGATGATACAGAACCTGGTTGACGGCACAGCTCTCCGCGCCGGGCTCGCTCAGCAACTCGCGCATGTCGTCATCATCCAGATTGGACACGCCCCAACGCTTGATCTTGCCCGCCCGGATCAATTCTTCCATGCCGCGAACCGTTTCGGCATAAGGGACCTGCCCGCGCCAATGGAGCAGATACAAGTCCAGGCAATCAATCCCGAGCCGCTTGAGGCTCGACTCGCAACTGCTGATCAGGTGACTGCCGCCGGCATTGTGCGGCAACACTTTGGAGACCAGAAAAACCCGGTCCCTGATCCCTTTGATCGCCTTGCCGACCAAAACCTCGGAACGCCCGTTGCCATACATCTCGGCAGTATCGATCAAGGTCATGCCCAGGTCAATGCCCTGCCGCAAGGTGGAGATTTCTTCCGCTTCGGCCGCGCTATCGTCCCCCATGTACCAGGTTCCCTGCCCCAGCCGCGGCAATGCCGTTCCATCCGGCAAAATCACGGTCTTTTCAATACTCATGAGTCCTCTTCCTTTTCCCTGCCGACGGTTTCCCTGCACACACGCCGGGGTTTCCCCTGGCGTCTTGCTTTCCAATTAGTGGTAGGCAAAGCCCGGTTATTCGTCGCTGCTGAGTTCATGAACTTTCAGCAGGTTGGTCGAGCCGGCCCTGGAAACCGGGCTGCCCATGGTGATCACGGTGATATCCCCGCACTCCAGGACCCCGGCCGTTAGAGCCGCTTTCTCCACGGCAAGAATCTGCTGCTCGGTGGTGTTCTGATTGCCGACACAGATCGCCCTGACCCCCGAATAAAGGGCCATTCTTCTTTTCACCCGGGGATCCGGGGTCATGGCATAGATTGGCAGATTGGGGCGATATTTGGACACCAGCGCCGCTGTTCTGCCGGTCTGGGTAAAGGCCAGAATCGCCTTGGCACCGACATTCTCAGCGATCTGGCAAGCCCCCTGGCCAATCGCTTCGGTCATGGGCTGTTGCACCTGTCCGGCGGTCGCCAAATGGGCGCTGCTGTGGAGATACTGATGACTCTTTTCCACGTCACAGGCGACCCGATCCATGACCCGCACCGCCTCCACCGGGTACTTGCCGGCAGCGGTCTCCCCGGAGAGCATGATGGCATCGGTCCCATCAAGGATCGCGTTGGCAACATCCGAAGTTTCCGCCCGGGTCGGCCGGGGGTTGTTGATCATGCTTTCCAGCATCTGGGTCGCGGTAATAACCGGTTTACCGACCGCGTTACACTTCTGAATGATCCGCTTCTGGATCAGCGGCACCTTTTCCGGGCTGAGTTCAACCCCAAGATCACCGCGGGCAACCATAACGGCATCGGTGACTTCGAGAATCGCGTCGAAGGCTTCGACGGCTTCGGGCTTCTCGATTTTGGAGACGACTTTCGGCGCGAAGGGCTTATCTTTGAGCAGCTCTTTCAGGTATTCAACATCCGCCGCGGCACGGACAAAGGAGAGCGCAATATAGTCGACTTCCTGCTCGGTGCAGAAAGCCAGATCCTCCAGGTCCTTTTCCGTCAATGCCGGAGCGGAAACTTTTGCGCCCGGCAGGTTGATCCCTTTGCGGTCTTTCAGTTTCCCGCCGGTCACCACTCGGCAGCGCACGTCCTGCCCTTCGGTGCCCAGCACTTCGAGATCCATCAGACCGTCATCGAGCAGAATCCGATCGCCGGGTTTGACATCCTGGGGCAGATTCTCATAGATGGTCGGGATAATGTTCCCCTCCCCTTCCACCGTAGAGGTGGTGACGATAACTTCACTGCCGCTGACCAGTTCCATAGAGCCGTTTTTCATCAGCCCGGTTCTGATCTTGGGTCCCTGCAAGTCGCCAAGAATGGCGACCGCCTTGCCGGCCTGGGCGGAAATCTTGCGGATGCGGGTGATCAGCTCCAGTTTGTTCTGATGATCACCATGGGAAAAATTCAAGCGGAACACATCAACACCAGCCTCGATAAGTGCGCTGAGCTGCTCTTCCTGCTCACTGGCTGGACCGAGGGTTGCAACGATTTTTGTACGACGAAACATATTCTTTTCTCCTGTCTTTTTTGCTCTAAGCCAACGGCTTTGTATTTAATTATTGGATGATAACCGTCGCTGCCTTATTGAAACCGGCAGTTGGACACTCCGTTTCTGTTATTATTGCCTCAACCTCCCGCGGCAGTCCATCCAGGCAAGCCTGCAGTGGGCAATGTTTTCAGCGGATGTTCCATTAGATGACGGCTCGGTCAGCAAACGTTCAACCCTCTGCTAGAGCGCCTTGATTTCACTCCAGATCTTGTCATCGACAAAAATACCCTGTTCGGCATGAGCGGCCCGGAACCGCAATACCCCCTCTCCCGGAACCGCCGCCCCGTTCGATCCGGCCAGGGGCGGAGAACTCTTCAGGTGGCCGATGCTGCGCAGGAGATGTTCCTCAAAAGTCTCCGCAGAGGATAATTTGCGCGGATCGATCAGGATCATCACCTGAGAAGCCCCGCCACAACTGCCCATCCCTTTGCAATCAAGTTCGGCGGCACCGCTGCCGTCAGTCAGCGCAGCCGCCAGGATATCCAGCATGAAAGAGAACCCAGATCCCTTCCAGAAGCCGATGGGCATGACCCGGCGCGAGTCAATAATGGTTGCCGGATCGTAGGAGACCTGCCCTTCCTGATCGAACCCGCCCGGAAATGGCAGGGTTTCCCCGGCCAATTGCATAACCCCGAGTTTGCCGAAGGAATATTGCGATAGCGCCATGTCGAACAGAATCGGGAAAGTCCCGGCGGCCCGGGGCACGGCCAGGACAAAGGGGTTATTCCCCAAGCGACTGTCTTTGGCTCCCCAGGGCGGCATGACCGACTCGGTATTGGTCCACATCACGCTGACGAACCCGCGCTGGGCAGCCGCCAGGGCATAGGTTCCCCCGCGCATCCAGTGAGTGGTGTTTTTCAGGCCGATCATGGCGAGGCCATGCGCCTGCGCCAGTGCCATCCCCTGCTCCACGGCATACAGGGCATTCAGAATGCCCGGCCCCATATTGCCATCGTAAATGCGGATCGGGCCGAACTCCTTGATCAGCGTCGGCTCGGCAGCGGGATCGACCCAGCCGTTATCCAGATATTCCGCGAAGCGGGGAACCCGATTGGTCCCATGGGAATAAACGCCGTCGTTGGTGGTTTCCGTATGAATACGGGCACAGGTTGCAGCCTTGTCCGGGGACATGCCGTGGGCAATAAAAGCCCGGCTGATTTCCCCTTGAATCTCGTCAAAAGACAGTCTCATACTCAGCCTCTCTATCCCTACCACGTCGTTGGGGACACCCGAACCGGCGCATCGGCAGGATAGCGCTATCAAGATGAATAGAAAATCGGGTCAGAATTGGCAAGCCATGACAGCGGCAACATTTCTGGCCGTAGTCCGCAGGTTGGTCCGGACATTGGCCAGGGCCTCCTCCAGGCTGCAGGGGCCGGGCACAATGCTGAACAGGGCGCTGATGCCGTGCTCCAGAACCGCCTCCGCGCCTTCCCCCAGGCAGCCGGCAAAACCGAGCACCGGGATCTGCCGCTGCGCTGCAACTCTGGCCACCCCGATGGGCGCCTTGCCGTAAACGGTCTGCCCGTCGATACGCCCTTCCCCGGTAATCACCAGGTCGGCGTCGCTGACGGCCTCGGCCAACCCGATCGCTTCGATGACGATCTCCACCCCGGGGCGCAGGTCGGCCGGCAAAAAGCCGAGCAGGGCCGCGCCCATGCCGCCGGCCGCTCCGGCGCCGGGCCGCTGTTCAATATCCCGGTCCAGATCGCGACGGATCAGTGCGGCGAAGTGTCCCAGGTTGCGGTCGAGCTGTTCGACCATCTCCGGGGTCGCGCCTTTCTGCGGGCCGAACACGGCCGAAGCGCCGCGCGGGCCGGTCAGGGGATTGTCGACATCGCAGGCGACCTGGATTCGGCACTCCTTGAGCCGTTCGTCCAGTTCGCTGACATCGATCCGTGCCAGCTCGGCAAGGCTGCCGCCGCCATAACCGATCTGCTGCTCATCGGCATCGAGAAGGCGGGCTCCCAGGGCCTGCAGCATCCCGGCACCGCCGTCATTGGTGGCGCTGCCGCCGATGCCGATAATGAAATCGCGCAACCCCTGGTCAAGGGCATGGCGGATCAGTTCGCCGGTCCCGTAGCTGGTGGTCAGCAAGGGGTTGCGGCGGGCCGGCGGGACCAGGTCAAGGCCGCTGGCCGCGGCCATTTCGATGACCGCGGTACCATTGTCGCCACTGCGCCCGTAAAAGGCCTCCACCTGATCGCCCAACGGGCCGGTGACGGTCAGCTTGATCAGGTCGCCGTCGGTGGCGGCGACCAGGGCGGCCACGGTGCCTTCACCGCCGTCGGCGATGGGCAACTTGACGTACTCAGCTTCGGGATAGATGTCACGGAAGCCGGCTTCGATCTCGCTGGCGACGTCCTGGGAGGACAGGCTCTCTTTGAATGAATCAGGGGCGATGATTATTTTCATTGTCTCAAATCTCTTTTATTCCACCGGGGTTACAAGCCTGCCGGTGTGAAAAAATGAACGTAAATTCTCCAGCACAAGGTCTTCCATGGCGCGAAATGTTTCCCGGGTGCTCCCGGCGATATGCGGCAGCAGCACAACATTGTCCAGCTCAACCAGCTGCTTCGGGACCAACGGTTCTTTTTCGAACACATCCAGGGCCGCGCCGCCGATAGTGCCCTGCTGCAAAGCCTTGATCAGGGCGGATTCATCCACCACCGAGCCGCGGGCCACATTGACCAGGTAGCTGTTGGGGCCGAGCGCGGTAAGGATGGACGCGGAAATCAGTTTGTCGGTTTCGGCTCCGCCGGGAGTCGCAACAACCAGGAAATCGGCCCATTCGGCCAAGTCCGCAAGGGACGGTTCATAACGCCAGGGGAGGTCGGTTCTGGCCGAGCGGTTATGATAACGAATCGCCATGGAGAACCCGGTGGCCCGCCGCGCAATAGCCGCGCCGATGCGTCCCAAGCCGACGATCCCGAGCTTTTTACCGAAGATACTGGTGGTCAGGGGATAGGGCTGCTGTGGCCAGCACGCGTTGCGGACAAAACCATCTGCTTTAATGAGCTCTCGGGCAACGGCAATCAGCGCGCCGAAAGCCAGGTCGGCAACACACTCGGTCACCACCCCCGGCGTATTGCTGACCAGAATATTGTTGCGCCGGGCGGCGCCAATATCGATATGCTCGTAGCCAACGCCACGGGTCGCCACCAACTGCAGGCCGGGTAGAAACGACAGCAAGCTGGTATCGACCTTTTTTCTAGCCGCGGTGACCAGCGCGGAAAAGCGGGCGCCGTGCTGACGCAGGATCGTTTCAGGATCGTTCTGCTCCCACAGCCTCAAAACTTTGTATTCTTCAGCCAATTGACGATTGCCCTGCGGAGTCAGACTGGCAATTTGGAGGATCTCGACCGGTTTCGAATTCATATCATGTGTAAACCCGGAAAAAGCAAACAAGCAGATGCGCCACAGCTGCGGCGCATCTGCTCAGCTATGATAAAGCCAGATTGTTAGCGTTTGACTTCGACCTTGGCGAGTTTTTCATAATGACGGATCAGGGCGCCGTGATCGAGGCCGTCCATGCCGTCCACTTTCATGGCCTGCATCATTTCCATCACCGCCGAGGTCAGCTGCACCGGAACGCCGACTTCATGGGCGGTATCCAGGGCATTGGCCAAATCTTTGATGTGCAGGTTGATGCGGAAACCCGGATCGAACTTGCGATCCATCACCAGCGGGGCTTTGGCATCCAGCACCGTGCTGCCGGCCAGGCCGCCGCGAATGGCCTGGTAGACCAGCTCAGGTTCAACCCCGGCCTTGGTGGCCAGCACCAACGCTTCGCTCATGGCGGCGATGTTCAGCGCCACGATCATCTGGTTGGCCAGTTTGGTGACGTTGCCGGCACCGATCTTGCCGGTGTAGACCACCGACCCGGCCATGGCTTTCATGATGTCGTAGTTTTTGTCAAAAACTTCTTTGTCTCCGCCGACCATCACCGACAGGGTGCCGTCGATGGCTTTGGGTTCGCCGCCGGAGACCGGGGCGTCGAGCATGGCGACGTCTTTCTTGGCCAGGGCTGCAGCGACTTCGCGACTGGCCAGCGGGGCGATGGAGCTCATGTCAATAACGACGCTGCCCGGTTTGGCGCCTTCGATGACACCGCCTTCGCCCAGCACCACGGTTTTGACCTGCGGTGAGTTGGGCAGCATGGTGATGATGACGTCGCTTTGCTCGGCCACGGCTTTGGCGCTGGGGGCACTGGTCGCACCGGCGGCGACGACCTCTTCGACAGCGGCGCTGTTCAGGTCGCAGACCACCAGTTTGTAGCCGGCTTTAAGCAGGTTTTTGCTCATGGGTTTGCCCATGATGCCGAGTCCGATAAATCCGATTTGCATGCTATCTCTCCTTGTCTTTCCTGTTGAGTTTCGATGTGCTGCCGGTCGTTTTCAGACCAGCTTCTTGGCGCCCAGGCTGTCCAGGTGCTGCTGCAGGGCGGTCATCACCTCCGGGGTGCTGCGGGTGTTGGGCAGAATCGGTTCGCCCATGTCAAAGCCGAGCAGGCGCATGTAGTCCTTGGTCACCACCGGGAAGCTGGACAGGCCGTAGGCCATCCGCATCGGGGCCAGTTGGTACTGGGCTTCCAGGGCACCGGCCAGATCCCCGGCCATGAATTTGTCGTAGATGGAGACCACCAGTTCCGGGACGATGTTGGCCGAGGAGGCCACGGTCCCGACCCCGCCGTAGGCGAGGGTGCTCAGAATCAGGATGTCGCGCCCGGCGATGACTTTGAAGTCCTTGCCTTTGTTGCGGGTGCGGCGGATGAATTCAGCGGTCAGGGTCATGTCGCCGCTGCTCTCTTTGACGCCGACGATGTTGGGCACCTCGCTGAGCCGTTCGAGCAGCCCGGCGGAGATCCCGCAGCGCATCCGGTCGGGGTTGTTGTAGAGCAGCACCGGCAGGTCGGTGGCTTCGGCCACGGTTTTGAAGTGGCGGTACATTTCATCGTCGTTGGGACCGATGAACATGGGGTGCAGCACGCTGATGGCGTCGACCTTCATGGCTGCGGCTTTTTTGGCCCAGGCGACACATTCACGGGTGGTAATGTTGCCGATGCCGAAGTAGACCGGGACCCGCCCTGCGGCCTGATCGACGATGATGCGGGTGGCGCGTTCCTGCTGCTCGGGGTCAAGCCCGTAGAACTCACCGTTGCTGCCCATGGCCAGGATGCCGTGAATGCCGCCGGTGATGATATGCTCGACGATCTGACGTTGAACCGGCTCGTTGACCCGTTCCTGGGCGTCGGTCGGGGTCACGATCGGGGGGATCACCCCCTTGATAAAACTGGTGTCCATCTGGTTATCCTTCCAAAATAAATTAAATAAGTGGGGAAGCCTAGCCCGCAACAGGCAGGTTTCCGTTCTTCGGATTGCTGATCACCATGAAATAGAAAAAGATTCCGGTAATGACCAGAAAGAATAAACTGTCCGGGCTGGTGACAACCACATCAACTGCTTCTGAGAGAACAGCTTCTTCCTACGGAGCAACTCCGCCCGGAGAGCTGACCCGCCCGCACTCAACACCGCGTTGTTCTAAAACTGGAGCATAGCAAGATGCCCCTGGAAACAGTATCCTGAATGCCGACCTTAATCTTGCCAGGGAGCCGTCATCACACTGTCATAAGTCAATGCCCCCAGCGTATAGCCGTCGGGGCGTGCCTTCATGACCAGGGTCAGGCCGGTCGCGCTCATTCCCGCCTTCAATATTCTCAACACGAATGGGCTGCCCCAGTCCTTTTTCAGCAATCGTACTAATTTTACGACCAACACCATCAGCACCGCTGCCCGCCCATCAGGGCATAATCATACGGATGTCACGGTTTGGTCAGGAAACGGCAGAAGCAACAGAAACAGTTCACAGAAACGAGAAAAATCAAAGTGAAAAACATTATTTTCCATTATATTCTATATCGTTCCGCCTTTTCTAAAAAGGGTTACGCTGAGGGTATTTGGTATCCAGACAATACCCCTAAAAAAACAGGAACGAGACTTGGATACAGTATATTGGTATTATCAAAACTGTCAATACATAATATGAATTTACACTTTATTTTTAGGTCCTTTCCGCGTATAGTATAGCTATTGAATATTTTGCCAAGACACCCTAGAATACCCGTTTATTTTTGAGGGAGAAGCTAATGGGAACACCAAGAGTGTCCTTGACCGACAAAGTCATAAAATCGCTACAGAGTGACATTAAAGCAGGTCGCTATTCACCCGGAATGAGATTACCCACCGAACCGACCCTGACCAAACAATTCGGAGTCAGCAGAACGGTGGTACGGGAGGCGATTGCCGCTCTGAAGGCGGCCGGCATCCTGGAATCGCGGCAGGGCGCAGGTGTCTATGTGCTGACCCCGCCAGCGGATGAAAACAAGATAACTCTGTTTACTGCCGACTATGCCGACCTCTCGGACATTCTTGAAGTCCTTGAATTGCGTATGGCCGTCGAGATTGAAGCTGCCGGTCTGGCCGCCAGCCGTCGAACCACCGCTCAGCAAATGAAATTGTTTGAAACCCTGAAGACCATGCAGAATTCCATAGAGGCCGGACACTCTGCGGACAAAGCCGATTACGAATTCCACAAAGCGATTGCAGCGGCGACTAACAACGCCCGCTATGTCGAGTTCTTCAATTTTCTGGCTGACAAGATTATCCCCAGATCACGCTTGTATAAAAATGAAATGGCCCCGGAAAAGCTGCGCTCCTACCTGGAAGAAATCCTCAAGCAACATCACGCGATTTATGAAGCGATTGCCGCAAAAGATGAAGACCAGGCCCGTAACACCATGCGCAATCATCTGATGACCAGCAGAAATCTTTACCAGGCCCTGCTGATGGAAAATTCCGCCAATTGAACTCCTGATTGGTGGCACCCCTTCCTGCGCTGCCCGCTTAAAAAAACGCCCGGCTAACTCAAGCCGGGCGTTTTCGGTCTGCCGCTCAATCCCGGTATTCTTCCCTTAACTGGCGCCGTCGATACTCTCCCTGCCGCTCCAGCATCCAGCCGGGATACTCACGGGGCAGCTCGCTGATCTCCGCCAAGGCCTCAAGCTCAGAGGCTGAGAGCTGCACATCAACAGCAGCCAGGTTGTCGTCAAGCTGGTCGCGTCTTTTCGCGCCGATAATGACACTGGTCACATGCGACTGATGAAGCAGCCAGGCGAGGGCGATACGAGCGACCGAACAACCCTTCTCTTCGGCCATGGTCCGCATCAGGTCGATAATCGGGTAAGCCCGTTCCAGTTCCACCGGCGGAAAATCAAAGGTGGTCCTGCGGCTGCCCGCTTCGGTCTGCTGCTTGGGGCCGTATTTCCCGCTCAACAAGCCACCGGCCAGGGGGCTCCAGACCAGCAGCCCGACCCCTTCGCTGTTCAGCATGGGCACGATCTCCCGCTCCAGGTCGCGCCCGGCAATGGTGTAATAGGCCTGCAGCGATGCGAAGCGGGTCATTCCCAGCCGGTCGGCAATACCGAGCCCTTTCATGATTTGCCATGCGGCCCAGTTGGAGACGCCGACATAACGAACCAGGCCTTGCTGAAGCAGGGTTTCCAGAGCGCGAACCGCCTCCTCCAGCGGCGTAGCCGGATCGAAGCCATGAATCTGATAGAGATCGACATAATCCAGTTGCAGCCGTTTCAGACTGGCCTTGATCCCATCCAGGATATGCCCCCGCGAGGCTCCGCGATCATTGGGCCCGGGCCCCATCTCGCTGAATACTTTGGTGGCAACAACAACCTCCTCACGCTTGACCCGCAGGTTCTTCAAGGCCTGCCCAGTCATTTTTTCAGCCAGCCCATGCGCGTAGACATCGGCCGTATCGATAAAATTGATACCCGCCTCCAGGGAACGGCCGATCAAGGCATCGGCCTCTTTTTGCTGCAACGACCCGATCTGCCCCCAGATCCCCTCGCTGCCACCAAAAGTCATGGTTCCCAGGCATAGTTCAGAAACAAAAAGTCCACTCTGTCCTAATCGTTTGTAACGCATAAGAGTATCTCCTTGGTTTGTTAAGTCGTTCAGGGCCATAGCAAATGGGCTCGCCTCCTGGT
This genomic window from Pelobacter seleniigenes DSM 18267 contains:
- a CDS encoding ABC transporter permease, with translation MTVLRRIAALIGKEFMVILRDPKSRFVVIGPPIIQFFLFGYAATFDVTQVRYAVLDQDRTSLSRELIADFSGSDNFRLVRYLNGVQEIDPAIDAQEARMVIHIEEHFSDKLLRGEQPEVQIILDGRNSNVASVALGYAENIVSRFNQQHATGAVAANTKMIDLNQRAWFNSNLISRWYIVAPLGGMISMVVVMILTSLSVAREREFGTFDQLLVAPFTPGEILLAKSLPGIVFGIIDSGLLAAGGVWWFGVPFRGSVIALFLVLTLFMFSIVGVGLLVSSLSMTMQQALLGSFSFIMPSVILSGFTTPVENMPHWLQIGTLANPLRYVVTALRWIFLEGAGLKEIWPLLWPLLIIALLTLPPAAWLFRHRVD
- the yiaK gene encoding 3-dehydro-L-gulonate 2-dehydrogenase, whose product is MRLSFDEIQGEISRAFIAHGMSPDKAATCARIHTETTNDGVYSHGTNRVPRFAEYLDNGWVDPAAEPTLIKEFGPIRIYDGNMGPGILNALYAVEQGMALAQAHGLAMIGLKNTTHWMRGGTYALAAAQRGFVSVMWTNTESVMPPWGAKDSRLGNNPFVLAVPRAAGTFPILFDMALSQYSFGKLGVMQLAGETLPFPGGFDQEGQVSYDPATIIDSRRVMPIGFWKGSGFSFMLDILAAALTDGSGAAELDCKGMGSCGGASQVMILIDPRKLSSAETFEEHLLRSIGHLKSSPPLAGSNGAAVPGEGVLRFRAAHAEQGIFVDDKIWSEIKAL
- the pyk gene encoding pyruvate kinase, producing MFRRTKIVATLGPASEQEEQLSALIEAGVDVFRLNFSHGDHQNKLELITRIRKISAQAGKAVAILGDLQGPKIRTGLMKNGSMELVSGSEVIVTTSTVEGEGNIIPTIYENLPQDVKPGDRILLDDGLMDLEVLGTEGQDVRCRVVTGGKLKDRKGINLPGAKVSAPALTEKDLEDLAFCTEQEVDYIALSFVRAAADVEYLKELLKDKPFAPKVVSKIEKPEAVEAFDAILEVTDAVMVARGDLGVELSPEKVPLIQKRIIQKCNAVGKPVITATQMLESMINNPRPTRAETSDVANAILDGTDAIMLSGETAAGKYPVEAVRVMDRVACDVEKSHQYLHSSAHLATAGQVQQPMTEAIGQGACQIAENVGAKAILAFTQTGRTAALVSKYRPNLPIYAMTPDPRVKRRMALYSGVRAICVGNQNTTEQQILAVEKAALTAGVLECGDITVITMGSPVSRAGSTNLLKVHELSSDE
- a CDS encoding ABC transporter permease; the encoded protein is MNELALALMRLRGFLRKEILQIKRDPSSILLALVMPLILLFLFGYGVSLNPTQVPVAVVATDPAPQARDLVARFTLSPFFQPQTVKTMAEAETLLRTGQVDGIIHIRNNFTSDLINAGQSPVQVIVNGVDANRAQLILGYTRGTVQKWYQLRQAHGEQLQLGGVNVQSQVRFNRAHESRNFLVPGLIALIMTLIGTLLTALVIAREWERGTMEAILVTPLRLSELLLGKLIPYYILGILGLLISVAGGLWIFEVPFRGSFLLLFFLSSLFLIASLGFGLAISATVRVQFVAAQISILAGFLPAFFLSGMLFDLDSTPLVIQWVSHIIPARYFVEISHTLFLAGNIGAVLWPAGTALGIMATVLLLLARRKLSKRLE
- a CDS encoding 2-hydroxyacid dehydrogenase — protein: MKVLFAAPEQAWGGILNKFRAAHPDLHFTATGDYYIDSLAGYEVLIPTMCRVDAALLASADRLQLIQQMGTGLEGVDIAAARARGIMVANVPSGASGNADSVAELGIYLLLGLLRKAWEIPAVLQAGRLGRPMGGTLQGKNIGLVGLGDLGQALLRKLAGFDVRTIGIKSRPDPEFAARYGLDWVGGLADLPQLLAEADMVVLCLPDTPVTHGLFNRAAFAAMRPGSMLVNLGRGGVVEREALLEALQNGTLGGAGLDVFWQEPPDPNDPIFDYPVIATPHIGGITDTSLSGIFQGVSANLKRLQIGEPILYQRQP
- a CDS encoding aldo/keto reductase; translated protein: MSIEKTVILPDGTALPRLGQGTWYMGDDSAAEAEEISTLRQGIDLGMTLIDTAEMYGNGRSEVLVGKAIKGIRDRVFLVSKVLPHNAGGSHLISSCESSLKRLGIDCLDLYLLHWRGQVPYAETVRGMEELIRAGKIKRWGVSNLDDDDMRELLSEPGAESCAVNQVLYHLGSRGIEYDLLPWQRQNHMPVMAYCPLAQAGQLRRNLVTDATLRQVAAEHNADPFQILLAWCIRQDDILAIPKAASLHHVTQNAAAADIVLSREQLQRLDQAFPAPNRPVPLDIV